A segment of the Oncorhynchus clarkii lewisi isolate Uvic-CL-2024 chromosome 11, UVic_Ocla_1.0, whole genome shotgun sequence genome:
TGGGATTCCCTGAACCACAGTGGCCTCTTGTTCCTGACGGTCCCCTGTTACAGCCACTGGCTTGGCTGCAATGGTGACAGTACGACTAGTCTGCCCCCGTTTCGGCTCCTTCTTCCTAACCAACTTGGTCCTCTTGGTGGTGGCTCTCTTAGCTCTGGGCATTGAAGCTGTGCCAGGCTGTCTCCGCGAGGCCTTCCCTGTACCCACTGCCAGACCTGTTCTGGGTGGAGTCACACTGGGGATCGAGATCTGACTGACAGGGGAACTGTGTGGAGCTGCTGAAACCGTGACAGAAGATGGCTGTTGTGGCACTATAGAGTAGGATGGTGGGGCAAGGGTCAGCTGGACGTTACTCTGGGTGGAGATGCATGGCGGCATGCCCTGTGAGATGCTCTGGTTGAGACTGCTGAGGGCTCCCAGGGTGTGCAGAGCCACATTGGTGGTGGGCTCCTCAACAGTGGTGGGCTGGATCAGCTGGAGACTGCTCTGGCCACCCTGAGAGCCATACTTATCCGAGGTCTTCATGGGCTGCAGGGAAAACACCTGGCCATTCACAGTGATGGTCTGAGGGGTCGGGGGAACCGGGGGGGCCTGGGTTTGAGGTACAGGACGGGGTAGAATATGGACCAACTGTTTACCCCCAAATATCTGTTGCCCAGTGGTGGAAGTTGGGCAGCTGGTTGCGACAATCTGATTGGGCATGACAGGTGCTGTAGTGGGCACCATGCCAACCTGAGGGTTCTGAGGAGGAGCAGGTGGAGGCTGATTGGAGGCCTGGATGATGACGATGTGCTGGCAAGGCGTCTGATTGGTTAAGTCCTCCCTGACAACCGACTGGGCTGAGCAAGGATTGGTCTGCTGTAGGATGACAACATTCGGGTTGTTAGTGTTCTGAGGAGCCGTTACCCCAGCAACTGTTGTCCCTGCAGGGTTTACTTGCAATACTTGCATGGTCTGGAGGAGGGGCATCACAGATGTCTGGGGGTGGGGCTGGGGCTGATTCATCAGGGCAGTCTGTGGATGGGGGAGGACTGTTGCCGGTTGTAGTACAGCAGGTTGAGGTTGTGACATCATAGCTGAGTGGGCTACCACAGCAGGCTGGGGAATTATGGCTGACTGAGGGAGGATGGCACACTGTGGCTTGGGGGCCATGACTGGCTGAGGCTGGTGCTGGGCAAGGATAGCTGGCCGAAGCTGGGGTGTCCTCTGTATGGAGGGCTGGGCTTGGATATGGGCAGTGATGGGTGCCTGGAGCTGTATGGGTACCTGTGGCCTCATTTTAATATGAATGGGTTGAACTGATGGTTTAGTGCCCATGGGGCATAGAGACACCTGCTGCCCAGTGGTGGTAGTCTCCTGTGTGGAGAGAGACTGGCAGACAGGTTGCACTGTGTTCCCAGCCAGCTGTAGGGTAGTCCAGGTGGTCTGTGTGCTCCCTGCTGCACTGGCCCTGAGGAGGCTTGAGCTGCTGGGGATAGTCGTCCTGCTGGCAGCGTTCTGGGTGGTTATAACCTGGGGAAGGGCTGTAAGGCTGGGGACAGGCTGGAGAGGGAGTTGGGTGGCCAGACTGGCTGCGACGTTGAGACTAGGGGCTGGGTTGGCAGGCTGGGGCAAGGCGGTGGTGACAGTCGGGAGAGGGCAGAGACCCTGGAGGGTGAAGTAGGACACAGAGGGCGGCAGTTTTGGGGCTGAAGGTGCCTCTGCTACACACTGTTCCACCAGCCTGATGCCAGGTATAGACACTGTAGGGGCAAGGGTTGCCCCGGGGAGGAGCGGAGGGGCAGAGGAAGGGACGCTGACGTGCTTAAGAACCCTGTTCACCCTTAGCCCTGCTGTAATGTCACAAGATGACTGAACAATCACAGCCTCAGCATGTTGCTTCCCCTGATCGGAGGCTGGACTAGGTTCCTTTCCTGCTGGGCGTATCACATTTCCATTGGAGTAGACAATAATTCCTTTGGGGAGCTGGTGAGTGGGCGCTACTTTGGCAACCTTTGCACAGCGCAACTTGCCCTTCCAGTGGACAGTGGGGTCGTCCAGGAAGTTGATGTCGTGGGCTTTTAGCAGCTCAATGTAATGGCCGCTCTCCTTCCGCAGCTCGTCCAGCTGATGCCGCAGTCGCCGGATCTCCTCAGCTGCAGAGATAGGAGACAACAAGGACTAGTGGTCATCAACACAGGACTCTCAAACATTCAGACaagtacacacaaacactgtcAAATGCAAGCAAACACATAGGAAAACGCACCCAAAGGAATTAAATACTTCTGCACCGTCAAAACATACCTGTAAATGTCACAAACTCTCATCTCACCTTGTACTAGGTCTCCTCCCTTGAGAAGCATGGCGTCATTTTGTTTCTGCAGCTCAATTATGTAACGGTAGGCCTGGTCCAGGATCATGTTCTTACTCtaaagacagggagggaggatgtcAGCATGGGATTTACATGTATACAAACAGATGGCAGGAAAACAACAGGATCTTCACAGACAAGACCAACTAATAGCTTCAGACCAAAAGATAAATACTACTCCTTCAAAAGCAAACCAAGCCTGTAAGTTTTATGGTTTGGTCCAAAAACAcactaaggtgtgtgtgtgtgactatggaTTAGGCCTACCTGCTTCAGTGCCTGGGAACAGGGTAGAAGGTCCCCAATACGGTTAATTCCAGCGTTGATCTTCTCTTTTCGCTGTCTCTCAACTAAAGGACCAAAACAAAACCTTAGCGAGTCATTCCCACAAAATCCTGAGAAACTACAGAAAAACACTAAAACATCTCACCTGCATTGTGAGAttccttgttttttttcttcctgcaAGAGAAAATGAAGAGGTTAGCTAATGTTGTGTGTCTGAAAACGATACCCATATCAATGCAGAAGACTGTATGCGTTTCTGTGGTAAAGCGCTGACAATACATAAGCCAAGGGATCCTTCCCATAGACGTAACAATGGTCAGAAGGATCCGTTTTTTGTCCTTACCGTGGTTTATGGCCAGGAGTCTGGTTCTCTGTCATCTCTGGCATCCTGGCCTACTGTACTGCCAAGTCACCACGCTCGCAGGCCAAACATTAAATCTCTTCCCTGGCCGACCTGCAACCCACACAGTCATAAGAGACTAATGAGTGAGGAGGTATGATGACTAGACAATAGAAGAAGAAAAACATCGATTACAAATAAGTAACGGATCATAAATTACAAGGCTGTTGAGCAACAACAAAACTTCCAAATTCAAGTAGCCTCATGTTGTGCTGCCTTTACTCATCACAACAACATGGGACAAGATACGCAGACCTTTGCCAAGTTTCATGTAAACAATGAACTTAGTCCAACGCTGTGTGAATCGGTTATCCCAGTTAGTAAACATAAGCTGAAAATAATGAATTAATATTGACAAATTGTTTAGAACACAATATATTGGGGGCAATGGATAGCGTTCTATTGGAAAACAATTAAAATGTAGTTAACCCACTAACATCCCCATTTCAACCTCTACTTTCCCAGTAACGTTAGCTACGTAGTAGCTAGGGGGCCGAGAACTACGTAGCTATCTCATTAGCACTGCTATCCTGGTGTTGGAGTAGTTTCACAGAAGATAAGCCCTATTTTGGTAGTGAATTTAAGCGACAATGACGTAAAACACAGTTCACACTCACAATACATGATGGTATAACCATATTGTGCTAGCTAAACAAACAGCCACCCAGCCAGCTAGATGTTAGCTCGCTAGCTAGATCACCATGTAGTAGCTTGGGTACATGTCAAGCTTGCTAGCTAGACTTGCTGAACAAAATTGCAAACAGAAAACCCCCTGGAAAAGTTGGGAAAAATAATAAGCTAGCAAATTACCTGTAGTTTCCCCATTATGGGACTTCGTTCCTGACAAAACTTTGGTTCTCTCTGGCAATAAACTCCACTCACAACCTAACCCAAAAATCAAGTGGTAAAGAGAAAGGGGCGTAAGTAAACTGAGACGAACGATCGGGAATCAAGAGATTCGAGCTATGATCCAATCAAAAGGTGTACTGGGATGAAGTCATGGATTGTGATTTGAATGATTGACGGATCAAGCAGAATTTATCCATATTGTACACAAATTGAACAGTCAAGTATGACATTGTTTAATattgtattatatatttttttacaccatGTCGTTCGTATATATTACACTTCCTACTATAGAGCAAATTGCGTCTCAGGGATAAACATTCTATGCTGAGTCTCCTCTACTTCCAGTACTCTGCCCGTGCATTGTGAACTATGACGGGTATAAAGTCCCttcggaaagtagtcagaccccttaattttttcccacattttgttacgttacagccttattttaaaaacagattaaatcgccccccccccccaaaaaaaaaaaaaaaaaaaaacaagctacagacaataccctacaatgacaaagcgaaaacagactAAGAAacgtttgcaaatttattaaaaacaaactgaaatatcacatttacataagtattcagacccttcactcaggactttgttgaagcaaatttggcagcgattacagcatcgcgTCTTTTGGGGATAacaatacaagcttggcacacttgtatttagggagttcctcccattcttctctgcagaccctcaagcgctgtcaggttggatggggagcgttgctgcatagCCATTtacaagtctctccagagatgttcaatcgggttcaagtccgggccatTCAGcatcttgtcccgaagccactcttgctcagggtcgttttcctgttggaaggtgaacctgagcactctggggcaggttttcatcaaggacctctgtaccttgcttcgttcatctttccctcgatcctgacgagtctccctaccctgccgctgaaaaacatccccacagcatgatgctgccatcaccatgcttcatcgtaggtatggtgccgggtttcctccagacgtgacgtttggcatttaggccaaagagttcaatcttggtttcatcagaccagagaatcttgtttctcatgttctgtgagtcctttaggtgccttttggcaaactacaagcgagctgtcatgtgccttttaaggaagagtggattacatctagccactctaccataaaggcctgattggtggagcgctgcagagatggtcatcctcctggaaggttctcccatctctacagaggaactctggagctctgtcagtgaccatcgggttcttggtcacctccctgaccaaggcccttctccccaattgctcaggttggcgtggttccaaacttattccatttatgaatgatggaggacactgtgttcttggggacctttcaTGCTGCAAGATGTTgtaccttgacacaatcctgtctctgagctctacagaaaattattttgacctcatggcttgttttttttctgatatgcaccgtcaactgtgggaccctatatagacaggagtgtgcccttccaaatcatatccaatcaattgaatttaccataggtggagaaacatctcaaggatgatcaatggaaacaggatgcacccgagctcaatttcgagtctcatagcaaagggcctgaatacttatgtaaataaataaggtttctgttttatttttcctAAATTCACAAGGaaattctgaaaacctgtttccgctttgtcattatggggtattatgtgtagattgctgaggattttttatttaatccattttagaataaggctgtaaaagtcaagggatctgaatactttaagGTACTGTATGATTGTAAACTATGATGGATATACAGACACATTACCATTTACAGTCTGATCTACATCATGAAATAGAAATAATGAACCCACAATGCAAAtagcatttattttatttagagGTTAAAAAGTCTTACAATATAGAGCTCCAGAAAAGATCATTTTCAAAAGGAGAAAACAAAACATGCTTTTACTACAGTGGAGAGGGCAGTATTCTCCCAGCATGCAGTGGAGCAGGTTTCTCCTGGGCTTCAGGTTCTGTTGTAAGGGGccctacagacagaggaaactACCAAACCAACACGCAACCTTCCCACAATGGTCATGAGTGAAGCGCACAAAAAGGTTACAGATACATGTGGAAAGATCTAGTTGGCTGGGTTCCTACTTCCTACTACAGGGGCCAATAAAGGTTAGCCTCAGTACCAGACAGTACTCCAGCTAACTATAAAGTGCCAATCTAAACAGAAGCATCCACAACAATCTCACTCACGCACTTCACCCAGGCTGAGAGAACTCCATCTTATCCAGTCAATTGAACTGCTCTAGTCCTTAACACAGAGACCCGCCTCCTGAACTGCCAAGTACTCAAGCAATCCCTGCTTGACATCTTGTTCATTGTCACATCTTTGTACTTTGACAAAAACATCAACATCGTAATAAACCAGTTATTTCCTGTGATCTCATACACCTTTGCCCATCTCACACCCTGATCTCTCTGAAGGTTTCCGTTACTCTCTCACAGCATCTGTGGCAAGCCCAGGAGAAGCCCTGAGCCAATCAgcatcaaaaaatatatatatatatatatatttaaaaaaaagagcCGAAAAGAAAAATATCTAAAGGGGGGATTAAATAGATGGGTTGAGAAACAAAACCATTCAGAAACAAAGAGTGGAATCCACTTCCTCAAATCTCCCCACAACTTGAAACCGTTCATCCTTCCTCATGCCCGCACTGTGGGGTGCTCCTTTCCCCCTCTGGACTGGCATCAGAGCTTTGACGTCAATAGGGGGCATTGCATCACAGCGCAAGGCTCACACTTTGCATATTGCTAGAAGAAGAAACAGTAAGTCTCACCCACCAGTAAAAACTCTTCCCATAAGTCCCTGGGCTCAGGTGACAAGGGGATGGGTTCAGTGTTCCAAACGTGTCACCATTACAAGAAGCATCACTCCATGGTTGCCAGTTGGACTTCCTTTGTCAACGATAGTCTCTTACTGTAAAAGATTCCCTATTCAGTTCTATCGTTTTTTTTAGTACAAACCGCATTTAAAACAACTCAAACAGTATGATTTGCAAACACAGAAACCCCCCACCATATCTAAACTGTCTTAAGTCGGCAGCTTTTCTGAGCACTTTTGGATTCTGAATCctttattttgttttcaaatttcTAAATGaagaaaaatagtaaaaataaaatgcaaaatgtgtttgttttgttgctAAATCAAAATGCAgccatgttttgttttttaaactttGAATTTGTTTTCTCTTTTTAACGTCCTTTGAAGAAAGTGGTGAATGTGTCGACCCATGGGCATCTGTCACAGTTCTGTTTCTTGGGGAGGCGGGGCACGACCATGCTCTTTCCAGAGGCTACTCTGCCTTCTGCAACTCTCCCCCAGGGGGCGCACAAGGGCTGCGCAGGCTCTTTTGAAGCACGTGGGCATCTGCCGGTTCTATCCTCTTGTAGTAGTTCTTTTTCGTCTCAATGATCTCAAAGCCAAACTTCTGGTAGAAGTCGATTGCAGACTCGTTGCTGATCTGCACATGACTGtcaggagaaaggaagggagcgTGTGAATTAAAGGTCAGGGATGAAGGGATGTGTGGGTGACATTTTCAACTGAACACTGAGGGTCCATCTCAAAAGGTTTCCTCCTTGATATGCACTGATGTGAAAACATAGGTCTGGTGAGAGCTAAGCAAGATGGTGTATGCCCATACCAGGCATTTTCTTTGTCCAGATCTTTCACATCAATGCACATCGACACAAGGAGAGAAAGCCATAAAAAAGAGATTATAAACTTACAGGTAAATGTTGTCAAAAGTGCCATCCTTCTCACAGATGTTTAACACATGGTTCAGCATCTTCGTTCCTGGTTACAATAAAAGACTAGGAGTTTGACAATATGCAATACACACAGGTTATCATGATctgatactgtgtaaacagtgtAAGAGGATATAAGGAAATatggtgtgacgctggctattgCTGGTGTATGAAACCAAGAAAAGATTGAGCCGTACCTATGCCTAATCTGCGGTAGGGCGCTAGGCAGCCCAGTGTCATGATGTACAGTCTCTTCTGGTTCTGAGAGTGGTCCACTCTGCAGCACACTGCCCCCACTGCAATGTCATTGAAGTACGCTGCAAACACAGGGATCAGAGGGCAGGCGTATTACATTAGTGCCATGCTGCAGTTTTTCCTCATATTACACCATTAGTTCACTACCAAAACAAATGCGTCAATATCAGACCACATAAGACTATGTGGTTGGGCAAGCCTGTCTCGTCTTACCTAGCTTGGCGAGCTCTCCCACTTCGAGCACGTCCTTGTAGAACTTGTCATTGTAGCTGACTGGGAAGATGACCTGGTTGAGGCGTTTCAACTGTTTAATGTTGTGGGGCGTAACGTCCCCCAGCTCGATCCGGCTACTGGAACAAGAGCAGAACGGTCAACCAGCTGGGGACACAGGTGGGGGTGGACTCCAAGCAACAAAGATAGATAATGTGGCACTCCTATTCAGAGTTAATTCTACACAGGTCCGTAGTACGTACCCATACATTGGCCTACGTAGACAACTCATTAACTATGTTGATAAACTTAGAGATGTCTAACAGTTTGCTTGAGGACATGGTCCTGCCTGTGCTTTGACCACTTCTAGGGAGCAGACAGGGAAGCCAGTTTCCTGCCACTGTGAGCCATAATTACCAGCCCAGATGCACTGACAGCTGCCACCTCTCATCCCAAAAGGCCAACACGCATACACCACAACGCCAGACAAAATCTTCCCCCTAACGCAAAACCATAAATTCAATGGCGCCTGGACGACATGTTAGTTGCAACTAGAAGAAATCTATGTATGTATACACACTTTCCTGTGTGCATTGATCATTTAAGATTAGTCAAGATGCAAATGTCAATCTCTGCAACCAAGAGTTTGTTTTCGTGTCTTGACTGTTTGCCTCAAATTGACCTCCCCCCGGGGAGCGCACAGATGTATTTATAGGGCGGCTCCTTATGTTAAAACCTCTAGGCCGACAACAGCTGCTGCTCACGTGTTCGCCAGCAGTCAGAATAGAGCGGCAGCAGAGATCATGCAACATTGCAGATATTCAAACCTAAGACATCTGCTCTgcgaatttaaaaaaaacagagacACCACATCATGAGACCCCATTGGACTTTGCAGACAAGATGGTGTCATGTTAGGAAAACTTGTTAAGTAAACATCAAGCTGAAAAACTGGTTTGAATGTTTCAACATAGAATCTACACATCAGTCTTTGTTGATCCACTGATTCCTTACCTGTTGACACTTTAAAATAGAGCTAGAAATGCCCGAAGTAGTtggctacatacagtagtaaACATTTGCTACCTTGTGTCATTCCACCATAAAGATCCTATTAAATTCCTAATTCTAACCATTCCACTTATACTAGCTACTTGTGTGTTACTTACATGAATGAGTATGGGATGCAGAATGTACCTAGTGTTTGCAAAGCAGCAATGAGGGAACTGATATTTTGTAGGCTTGACAGATAATTGCATAAGATGAACAAAGCACCTAGTTTTATGGTTGATGCTTACGCCCCAAACAGTACAGTTGAACCATTGGGTTATTTAATCATTTAGCTAGGTTGCCTAataagctagctagttagctagcgaaTCAACGTTGCCCTGCTTCACAGAAATCAGTGATACTAGTTAAACATACTTCAAATAAACTGCTGACAAACGTGAACATTGTGCTAACGTTAGGTAGTGTGACCACAAATAGAAGGAGCATTGGTGGAGTGACAGTTATCATGTGTTCCATGTTTAAGTTAACTAGTTAGCGTTAGCTACCTAGCCGCGTGGTTCACTAGTTAAgtaaagtagctagctagttggttGAACAAGGTTGGAGTTGAGAGTGGCGTAAAGTAGCCGAGTAGTAATTATCTATAGCTAGCGACAAAGTAGGACATCGAATTTCAGGTTAGCTAATTAGCTACACGTCACGAACTAACAGGCAGGTTACAAACTTGTCCGACTTTTGTTCAAGCATGGTTCATTTGATGGGTAATGCAGGCACTACTAGCCACACTTGGCAGGTTAACGATGCTatttgctaactagctagctagccaatgacAAACGGTGGTTAGCGAAACGAAAATCACTGTAGTGCCATCATTGGCAGATTATTTTACCCCTAACCGCGCAAAGGGTTTAGCTAGCAGCAGCATTGCAACCACCTCCCCGCCTGTAGAAAAAAGAGACAAGAAAAAAACTTTACTCGTGATAAGAACACAGACATGTCTCTAAATGGCTTTACTCACCCTTTCATTGTAAACGACTGTTATTCCTTAAATTCGATGTGACTAAAGTTCTGAGTAGTTTACGGTTCGGTTGGGGGAATTTTGACAGAGTTAGGGTTGCCTCCCGTTGTACCCTCCACATGTGTTGCTAGCTGTTAGCTTAGCTACCGCACTCCTCCACGGCAGACTGTCAACTCTGACCCCACATGCGCAGAACGTTAATATGgctacatattattattaatcCAGTTATTTGTATTAGTCAGTTTGATGAAATGACATACATATTACTGTTTTTATTATAAAGCAGGTTTTGTGTTTGAAATATTGAAACATTTCGGGATGTTTGTTCTTTAAGTATGGGCTGACCTTTGACATTTTTGTTAGATTTTTAAATGTCATTTTTGCACATGTTTTTCATTATTCCATTTCTGATCATTTGTGGCGCAACTTGATATTTCATTTAAATTCATAGTATTGTTGTAAACTATCGTCATGCAAATCTCCAGTGTCCCACAGTGCAATCCATCTTTTTTACACGCAACAGCAAAATTATGGGTCTACCGCCATTTTGGCTCAAATGCAAAGATATGTTCTCAAAAAAGACCACATAATTCTACTGTTTGTTTTTCTGCCCTCCGTCTATTGTGGAGCCTTCCATCTTTTCTTGATCCGAGCCTCATTTCTAATTGCTGAATAAAATGCTGTGATGCTGCTCATCAGCTGTTCTGTTCTATTGTTGGTGATTATTTAAATGTCAAACTATATACGAATATCGAGAGAAAGTATTCTCTTTCCTTGTATAGTCTTTGACAGCGCAGTGGGATTGAACCACAGTGGAATGAATCATTTGCAGTGGTTGTGAGTCTCGCCATAGAGTTTCTGCGCTTTGCAAAGCGCTGTGAATGAAGTCAGCTGATCATTTGCTATCGCATGATCGACACTCACATCTTCTCTAGGAAGAGGATCAAGACGGTGGACCGTTTCATTTCTGAAGGTAGCTATCCCATTGTATTGTCATCATATCAGATTAAATGCAATGTCATTTTTGAAATGTATCAAAATGGCAGAGCAAGCGATTTTGACCGATGACCTACGCTTTAAATCGCCTACAATGTTGCCAACGATGGCTATCCATGAAACTGCATAAACAACCATGTTATTTCACTAAGTCTGATATTGTTTATCATATAAATTGAATAATTGGAAAATACATTTACTTCTGGTCGTGGTGTTTCATTCAAGCCTATTTAAATGAACAAAATGACAAATAACATGGATTAACTGCAGCTAATTATATTAATTAAACATGTTTGCATTATTGGGTTGATTAATCAAATACATTGCATCGCTGGCAGGGTAGCTTCTCAAATGTCGGGTGTTATTCCGCAAAAAAATGCGTAGAAGTCGTGCCTCAGCAGGTAATGTATTTGTCTTTCATTTGATCGATGGATAATTTTTTTACTAGCTACAATGTAACGCGTTATTTTCTGTGACATGGCCAGGGATAGACGTGTCATTTAACTAAAAGAACGGCGATACCTACAGCGCGTGAGCGATGGTGTTTACAAGGTGATTATATTTGACGTACATCTTTGGGGCAGTGCAGATAAGCTATTAGGCATACTACAAATGTTATCAAATCCAGATACTCTCTGCATGTGAGATGTGGTATTGTAAATCAAACAATCACTTATTATTCCCATGCTGGTCTTTATTCCCTTGGTTTGTTCCTCGTGACAGATTGGCATGTGATAATGATTGTTTGATGGCGGAAGAGGAGAATGAGCTGGAGATGGTGCAGAGAAGGAAGAATAATTCAATGCAAATAGCATCAGGGCCCCACCATATCCTTACTTGGATGTTGAATTTCTCATCCGAAGTGTCTGCTCATAGGATATGACCTCTTTGGGTGAATCTCAATATTCTAATGTGAGTTCccattatcccccccccccccctccatctaaTGTACTTTTCTGAGAAGTGAGGATAGGGTAAAGCAATATTGTGGAATCCCACTGAGGATTTTTCTTTCACCTGTCTAGTGCTATAGATTAGTGCAGTATCAAAGGAAGGAGATGCAACAAGGAAGGGAAAGGAAGCTTCAGGACTATTGAGAATGAGATCCACCCTTTGTGTATTCTATCTTAACAACAAAGAAATAACAGAATAGTTAAAAAATAACAGCTAGTTAAGAGGATGATTGTCCCCAAGTGTTGATTCAGGACCAGTTTTAGTTGCAGCTTTTAGGACTGAGAACAGAGAACATGATCCTAGACTTGCCCTTTGGGGCATAGGATCTCAGCCTGTGGGGAGTTGTTGGTAAATATGTGAATCCATTGTGACAAGGGA
Coding sequences within it:
- the LOC139420265 gene encoding N-alpha-acetyltransferase 50 isoform X2; translated protein: MKGRIELGDVTPHNIKQLKRLNQVIFPVSYNDKFYKDVLEVGELAKLAYFNDIAVGAVCCRVDHSQNQKRLYIMTLGCLAPYRRLGIGTKMLNHVLNICEKDGTFDNIYLHVQISNESAIDFYQKFGFEIIETKKNYYKRIEPADAHVLQKSLRSPCAPPGGELQKAE
- the LOC139420265 gene encoding N-alpha-acetyltransferase 50 isoform X1 — translated: MKGSRIELGDVTPHNIKQLKRLNQVIFPVSYNDKFYKDVLEVGELAKLAYFNDIAVGAVCCRVDHSQNQKRLYIMTLGCLAPYRRLGIGTKMLNHVLNICEKDGTFDNIYLHVQISNESAIDFYQKFGFEIIETKKNYYKRIEPADAHVLQKSLRSPCAPPGGELQKAE